From Simonsiella muelleri ATCC 29453:
TGCCGTTGGCGAAAAATTAAACGTAGAACAGATACCTGCCGAACTCGACAGCCAAATCGAACTGACTGAAGTTCTGATGATTGCTGACGGCGACAAATTAACAGTAGGCACACCTACTATTGCAGGTGCAAAAGTAGTGGCTAAAGTGGTAGAACATGGTCGTGGCGAAAAAGTTCGCATTTTCAAAATGCGTCGCCGCAAACACTACCAAAAACGTCAAGGTCATCGCCAAAACTACACACGTATTGAAATCGTGTCTATTGGCTAATCCACTAATCAGGAGCATATAACATGGCAAGTAAAAAAGCTGGCGGTAGCACCCGCAACGGTCGCGATTCAGAAGCTAAACGCTTGGGCGTTAAAGCATTTGGTAACGAATTGATTCCTGCAGGTTCAATCATCGTTCGCCAACGTGGTACAAAATTCCACGCAGGTAATAACGTAGGCATGGGCAAAGATCACACTTTATTCGCTAAAGTTGATGGTTATGTAGAGTTCTCTACTAAAGGCGCGTTAAACCGCAAAACCGTAAGTGTTCGTCCATACGAAGGCGCAGAAGAAAACTAATGTTTTAAGTCAAATTAAAATAAAAACCTGTTGATGTTCGCATTAACAGGTTTTTTTATAGTGCTTTAAATTCAAATATACCACGCGCAATCCTAATTTAAATTTAAAACACTATATTTATAAAATGTTAGCCTAAAACGAAATCAACGTTTGGTGCTGCGTTTGCGTGGGGTTTTGGATTTGGTTGGCTTTTCGGTTGACTCTGTTTGTGCTGGTGTAACAGGCGTTTTTTCGGGACGTTGCCAATTTTCAATCACCACTTGTTGCGCACGCGCTACCACCAATTTTCCCAATTCGCAATTTTTAGTAATCACGCTGCCTGCACCTGTGGTTACTTTGTCTTCAATGGTTACAGGCGCAACCAACATCGTATCCGAACCAATCCGCACATCATTACCAATCACGGTTTTGTGCTTATTCACACCATCATAATTGCAAGTAATCGTTCCTGCACCAATGTTGGTGTTTGTGCCAATGGTCGCATCACCCAAATAAGTCAAATGATTGGCCTTACTTCCTTTTCCAATGGTGCTGTTTTTCACTTCCACAAAATTACCAATATGCACATCGTCCGCCAGCACCGCTTGTGGACGCAATCGCGCAAACGGACCAATTTGAGCATTCGCGCCAATTTCGCAATTCTCAAAATGACTAAACGGCTGAACCACTGTACCAGCACCAATTTTGGCATTTTTAATGATGCAATTTGCGCCAATTTGTACGTTGTCGCCCAATTCGTTGTCGCCTTCAAACACACAATTCACATCAATCACCACATCTAAACCCACTTTCAGGCTGCCTCGAATGTCCAAACGCGCTGGATCACGCAAGGTTACGCCTTGTCGGAGTAATGCACTGCTTTGTTCACGTTGATAAATGCGTTCTAATTCAGCCAATTGTATTTTATTATTCACACCCGATGCCAAATACGATGCGCGTACCATCATCGGATTCACATGAATGCCATCACGTACCGCTAACGCAATCACATCTGTCAAATAATATTCGCCTTGTGCATTTTCTGCACTGAGTGCGCCCAACCAGTTATCCAAATAGCGATTCGGCAACACAAAAATCCCTGTGTTAATTTCGCGAATGGCTTTTTGTTCGATACGTGCATCTTTTTCTTCCACAATGCCTTCCACTTTGCCATCACGATTACGGAGAATGCGTCCGTAGCCTGTGGGATTGTCCAATACGTCGGTTAAAAGTCCAACTTGTTCGCCTGCAGTATCCAACAACTGCGACAAAGTAGCCGTGTCAATCAAAGGCACATCACCATATAACACCAATGTACGACCATACGGCGGAATATGTGGCAAAACCATTTTCACGGCGTGTCCTGTGCCTAATTGTTCGGTTTGTTCCACCCAAGTGATGTTGGTTTTGTGGGCAAGTTGTGCCAAAACTTGTTCTTTGCCATGTCCGATTACCACGTTGATGTTACTGGGTTTGAGTGTTTCGGCAACATTGATAACGTGTTCCAGCATGGATTTACCCGCAATTTGGTGCAACACTTTGGGCATATTGGAATACATACGCGTGCCTTTACCAGCCGCTAAAATAATAATATTTAATGACATCATATTTCCTTGTTTAATAAAAAATATTTTTCAGGCTGCCTGAAAATTTAAGGTTTGATTTTAAAATGTAACCACGCTACCAGTGCTTTACGATTGAGTTGGCGATGTTCTTTCATATCCAGTACGGGCGGAGCGTGGTCACCAACCACAAACACTTCCACACCTTTCATTTCTGGCGATTGTATTAGTTCTGCTAAACCATCAAAAAATTGTGCTTGTAAACGAAAATTACGGCACAAAGTGGGCGCGGTTTCCATCAATCCATATGCTTGACAATTAAATCGCCGATTGTGTAAATCTCCATCGGGATAAGTGGAATGAGTGGTTAGTGTTAGCCAATAAAAGAACAATTTATCCTGTTGAGCAAATTGTTTTTTAACTGTGTCCAACAGTTCAGTATCACAAATACCGTTGAATGCTTCACAATGTTTTTTACCCATTAGGCTTTCTGAAGTGATGAATTGTTGAAAACCCATCTTAGGATACAAACTAAAACGGTCGTAAATTTGGCTACTTGCGCCATGTAAAGCAATGGTATTGTAACCATGTTTGCGGTATTGATTGGGTAAACAATTCACAAATTGTTCTGCAGGTGTTCGTTGAAAGGCAAAACCTTCTATACCCATTTTACACAATTCACGCATTTCTCCCTCCACCGTTGCACCTACAAATTGAATCGCACCGCGTTGCCACAAACTGAATTTGTCTTTTTGTGCGATTAGTTTTGCCAAAATATCGTCTTGAACAGCAGGATTTTGGGTTTCCCCCCATGATTCATTCAAAATAAATAAGACTTTTTTAGATTCAAAAAGCTTCATATGCGCGATGGCTTGTTCATATTTGAGCGGCAAAAAACGAGGGGTAACTTGCATGGCTTCCATAAAGTCAGCCAAGCCTTCTTGTGCATACAAT
This genomic window contains:
- the rpmA gene encoding 50S ribosomal protein L27 → MASKKAGGSTRNGRDSEAKRLGVKAFGNELIPAGSIIVRQRGTKFHAGNNVGMGKDHTLFAKVDGYVEFSTKGALNRKTVSVRPYEGAEEN
- the glmU gene encoding bifunctional UDP-N-acetylglucosamine diphosphorylase/glucosamine-1-phosphate N-acetyltransferase GlmU, which gives rise to MSLNIIILAAGKGTRMYSNMPKVLHQIAGKSMLEHVINVAETLKPSNINVVIGHGKEQVLAQLAHKTNITWVEQTEQLGTGHAVKMVLPHIPPYGRTLVLYGDVPLIDTATLSQLLDTAGEQVGLLTDVLDNPTGYGRILRNRDGKVEGIVEEKDARIEQKAIREINTGIFVLPNRYLDNWLGALSAENAQGEYYLTDVIALAVRDGIHVNPMMVRASYLASGVNNKIQLAELERIYQREQSSALLRQGVTLRDPARLDIRGSLKVGLDVVIDVNCVFEGDNELGDNVQIGANCIIKNAKIGAGTVVQPFSHFENCEIGANAQIGPFARLRPQAVLADDVHIGNFVEVKNSTIGKGSKANHLTYLGDATIGTNTNIGAGTITCNYDGVNKHKTVIGNDVRIGSDTMLVAPVTIEDKVTTGAGSVITKNCELGKLVVARAQQVVIENWQRPEKTPVTPAQTESTEKPTKSKTPRKRSTKR
- a CDS encoding sulfatase-like hydrolase/transferase; the protein is MFSLKSKWTALNQKNYALPPLTRHVVWRTLVNMLFPNVCFLILAWFTHTARPLINIDYFWAALLFAFPYKPIRWLGFLAAFWAVIFDVLLFVMQLFPFFNLAGARYLASFFPSAPLFYQVATVGVVLYVFICLILMKKVANGASFIYTAILSVILVLVGHGTEHIQYYKGYANGLFGASNYYYIESQSRLYAQEGLADFMEAMQVTPRFLPLKYEQAIAHMKLFESKKVLFILNESWGETQNPAVQDDILAKLIAQKDKFSLWQRGAIQFVGATVEGEMRELCKMGIEGFAFQRTPAEQFVNCLPNQYRKHGYNTIALHGASSQIYDRFSLYPKMGFQQFITSESLMGKKHCEAFNGICDTELLDTVKKQFAQQDKLFFYWLTLTTHSTYPDGDLHNRRFNCQAYGLMETAPTLCRNFRLQAQFFDGLAELIQSPEMKGVEVFVVGDHAPPVLDMKEHRQLNRKALVAWLHFKIKP
- the rplU gene encoding 50S ribosomal protein L21, yielding MYAVVKTGGKQYKVAVGEKLNVEQIPAELDSQIELTEVLMIADGDKLTVGTPTIAGAKVVAKVVEHGRGEKVRIFKMRRRKHYQKRQGHRQNYTRIEIVSIG